From Denitrovibrio acetiphilus DSM 12809, the proteins below share one genomic window:
- a CDS encoding cupin domain-containing protein, with the protein MIVRGDELQAQSMENPRGGEGKALRLAYDAATGFNGEVTNFAMMQLEPGSSIGYHPHAGDMEIYLILDGEGRANDNGTVEKVSSGDMLVTKDGESHSLENDTLAPLTFLAVIIKH; encoded by the coding sequence GTGATAGTAAGAGGCGATGAACTTCAGGCTCAGAGCATGGAGAACCCAAGAGGCGGAGAAGGCAAAGCGCTCAGGCTGGCGTATGACGCGGCAACAGGATTTAATGGCGAGGTTACGAATTTTGCTATGATGCAGCTGGAGCCGGGCAGTTCTATCGGGTATCACCCGCATGCCGGCGATATGGAGATATATCTTATCCTTGACGGAGAAGGAAGGGCTAACGATAACGGGACTGTAGAGAAGGTTTCATCTGGTGATATGCTGGTTACTAAAGACGGAGAGAGCCACTCTCTTGAAAACGATACTCTTGCACCGCTTACATTTCTGGCTGTAATCATCAAACATTAA